Part of the Paenibacillus sp. YPG26 genome, AGCTGGAGCTCGCTCCGCGGGATATTGTGGCCCGGGCGATTGTCAGTGAGATGGAAGCCACGAAGTCCACTTTTGTCTATTTGGATATTACACACAAGTCCCCAGAGATGGTGATGAATCGTTTTCCCACCATATATGAGACCTGCATTCGGTACGGGCTTGATATTACCAGTGACTGGATTCCAGTTGCTCCTGCTGCACACTATATGATGGGCGGGGTAATGACGAATCTGCAGGGAGAGACTTCGGTCGCACGGCTGTACGCTTGCGGCGAGGTATCTTCAACAGGTATTCATGGAGCTAACCGATTGGCCAGCAACTCCTTAACCGAGGCGATTGTGTTCGGCCGCCGGATTGTGGAACGGATCCGGGAGCTTGTTCCCTTGAAGACAGCTGGGGAGAATATCTCTTACCAGGCTCAGCGGTCGGGCCCGGCCAGCTTCAAGATTAGCGAGCGTAGACTGAAGCTTCAGAAGGCGATGGTTCGGCATGCGGGAGTCAGACGGACTGAGGACTCGCTCAAGAAGGTTCTCCAGGAATTGGAGCAGCAGACCGATATCTTTGGATTCGAGCTGCGGCGCAGTGAGGAACTGGAGTATGCGAATATGCTGACTTGTGCGCTGCTCATAACGGAATCTGCACTTGCCCGGCAAGAAAGCCGCGGTGGACATTACCGGGAGGATTATCCGGAACGCAGAGACACCGACTGGCTGAAGCGCATTGTTCACCACCATCAAAAAGGAATGTTGGAGGCTGGGATCAATGATATTTAATGGATATAATGAAGGCCTGATTGAATCCGTCCGTAGCTGGCTAAGAGAAGATGTCGGTTCTGGAGACGTAACCACATCGGTAACTATTCCATTCGGGCATGAATCCAAGGGAATTATCCATGCCAAGGACGATGGAATTATCGCGGGAATCCCTGTCGCCCAGCTTGTATTCGAAGTCGTGGATCCTATGCTTACATTTAAGGCTCATGCCGAGGAAGGGCAGTATGCCGCCAAGGGAACCGTCTTGATTGAAGTGGAGGGCAGCACACACAGCATTCTCACCGGGGAACGACTCGCCTTGAATCTGCTGCAGCGCTTATCAGGGATTGCAACGCGCACGCGCGCGTATGTAGATGCTCTGGAAGGGCTCGATGTGAGACTGGTCGATACGCGCAAGACAACTCCGGGTCACCGGATGCTGGAGAAGTATGCCGTACGCATGGGTGGAGGTGCGAACCACCGGTTTGGCTTGTATGATGCCGTTATGATTAAGGACAATCATATCAAGGGAGCAGGCGGTATCGCTCAGGCTGTCGGCCGGGCACGGGCGAATATTCCGCACACGATGACAATCGAAGTCGAGACCGAGAATATGGAGCAGGTCGAGGAGGCGCTTGCGGCCGGAGCAGACATTATCATGCTCGATAATATGCAGCCGGAATTAATGAAGCAGGCGGTTCAGCGGATCAAATCATCGGCTCCCCATGTTACGGTGGAGGCTTCGGGGAATGTATCGCTGGCTACCTTAAGGGGAATTGCGGAAAGCGGAGTAGATGTAATTTCTGTAGGCAGGCTAACTTACTCTTTTGAAAGTCTGGACATCAGTCTGGATTTGAATGACAAGAAAGTGAGGTGAGAGCCATGATCCTTGTGGTTGACGTGGGCAATACGAACATTGTACTCGGAATCTACAAGAACCGTGAGCTGCTGCACCATTTCAGGTTGGGAACCAACCGGCAGTCTACGGGGGATGAATATGGCGTTTTGATACATAATCTGTTTCAAATGTCGCATATTGATGTACGGGATATAGAAGGTGTGATTATATCTTCCGTCGTTCCTCCGCTGATGCATGTGCTGGAGCAGATGTGTGAGACTTATTTGAAGAAAGCCCCGCTTATCGTGGGCCCGGGGATCAAGACAGGGCTTAATTTGCGGTATGAGAATCCGCGGGAGGTCGGTGCCGACCGGATTGTCAATGCGGTGGCAGCTGTAGAGCTGTATGGCGGCGGCCCTTTGGTCGTGGTTGATTTCGGTACGGCGACGACTTTCGATTGTATAGATGAAAAAGGCAATTATTTGGGCGGCGCTATTGTGCCGGGCCTTGGCATTGCCACTGAAGCGCTCTATCAGCGCGCGTCGAAGCTGCCGCGCATTGAGCTGGAGAAGCCCAAAAAGGTGATAGGACGCAATACGATTCATGCCATGCAGGCGGGTATTATTTTTGGATATGCGGGTCAGGTGGATGGAATTGTTGGAAGAATACGCAGCGAGATGAACACGAAGCCTAAAGTAGTAGCCACGGGTGGACTGGCGGGCCTTATTGCCAGCGAGACAAGCAGCATTGAAGAGGTCAATCCGCTGCTCACCCTAGAAGGACTAAGACTGATTTATGAACGGAATTGTTAATCGGAGGGTGGAACGTACAGGACCTCTTCCGGGACATGAAGCCGGACTATCTCCATATACTAAGCTGGTACATCTGAGAACTATGAGGAGGCGTAACGGAATATGAGCCAAGAGAAGGATCGTTTGATAAGAGGAACGGCAATGGATGGGAAAGTGCGTGCCTTTGCTGTAAGAACCACCCAGCTCGTGGATGAGCTGCGCCGCCGGCATGACACTTATCCGACCGCAACGGCCGCCCTTGGGCGTACTCTTACGGCGGCAGCCATGATGGGTTCGATGATGAAGGGCAATGAGAAATTAACCGTCCAGGTGAAGGGCGATGGTCCAATCGGTCAGATTGTCGTTGATGCGAATGCCAATGGGCAGGTCCGCGGTTACGTGAATGATCCGCATGTCCATCTTCCGAGCAACAGCCTGGGCAAGTTGGATGTGGCTGGGGCCGTTGGAACAAGCGGATTCATCCATGTCATCAAGGATCTTGGACTTAAGGAGCCTTATCGCGGAAGTGTGCCTATTATCTCTGGCGAGCTTGGAGAGGATTTCACCTATTATTTCGCTGTATCCGAGCAGACACCATCTGCGGTGGGACTCGGCGTGCTTGTAGACAGTGATTCGTCGGTCATTGTGGCCGGGGGGTTCATTATTCAGCTGCTTCCGGGTCTCGATGATAAAGAGATTGCGGCCATCGAACAGGCGATAGGACAGCTCCCTCCGGTTACTTCTCTGCTTGATCAAGGCTTGGAGCTTGAAGAAATGCTGAAATGGATTATCCCGGACGTCAGGGTATTGGATGAAATGGATATTACCTTCGCCTGCACCTGCTCAAGAGAACGGGTTGAGAAGACTTTGATCAGCCTTGGGGAGAGCGAGCTTAACCAGCTGATGGAGGAAGATGAGCAGACCGAAGTGGTATGCGATTTCTGCCGTGAATCTTATGTATTCAAGCGTGAGGAATTGCGCGATCTGCTGGAACAGGCAAAAAGTAAATAGTATACAATCAAAATACTTTGCTGCACGGGTTCGGACTTTTGACACGAATAGCAAAGTATTTTTGTCGTCTATTATTGACAACTCCCAGTGGGTATTGATAAGATAAGACTAGTGGAAAACCTACTTATTTACTCGGATATCATGACGGCCAGGATATAGATTTTAGAGAGATTCATTCCTGTGCTTGTTCAATATACAGCTTGAGTTTCTTCAGACTAATTTTCATATGGAAATGTGAATGGGTTTACTATTCAGGGGAGGGTTTATATCATGGCTAAAGTCGTAAATAATGTAACAGAACTGATTGGTGGAACACCTTTGGTGCGCCTGCAGCGCATTGTACCGGAAGACAGTGCGGAGATCTATGCAAAGCTTGAGTATCAGAACCCGGGCTCAAGCGTTAAGGATCGTATCGCGATCAGTATTGTTGAAGAAGCTGAGAAGCAGGGCCTTCTTAAGCCAGGGGGTACAATCATTGAAGCTACAAGTGGTAACACAGGGATCGGTCTTGCCCTGGTAGCCGCCGCTAAGGGATACAAAGTGGTGATTGTTATGCCTGAGACGATGAGTATTGAGCGCCGCAACCTGCTTCGTGCCTATGGCGCTGAGCTGGTACTGACTCCTGGATCCGAGGGCATGAACGGAGCCGTTAAGAAGGCGGAAGAGATTCTTGCCGCTAACCCGGACTATTTCCTTGCTGATCAATTCAGAAACCAGGCTAACGTGAAGATTCACCGCGAGACCACAGGCCCTGAGATCGTGGAAGCGATCGAGTCCCTGGACGGTAAGCTGGATGCATTCGTAG contains:
- the nadC gene encoding carboxylating nicotinate-nucleotide diphosphorylase, whose product is MIFNGYNEGLIESVRSWLREDVGSGDVTTSVTIPFGHESKGIIHAKDDGIIAGIPVAQLVFEVVDPMLTFKAHAEEGQYAAKGTVLIEVEGSTHSILTGERLALNLLQRLSGIATRTRAYVDALEGLDVRLVDTRKTTPGHRMLEKYAVRMGGGANHRFGLYDAVMIKDNHIKGAGGIAQAVGRARANIPHTMTIEVETENMEQVEEALAAGADIIMLDNMQPELMKQAVQRIKSSAPHVTVEASGNVSLATLRGIAESGVDVISVGRLTYSFESLDISLDLNDKKVR
- a CDS encoding type III pantothenate kinase → MILVVDVGNTNIVLGIYKNRELLHHFRLGTNRQSTGDEYGVLIHNLFQMSHIDVRDIEGVIISSVVPPLMHVLEQMCETYLKKAPLIVGPGIKTGLNLRYENPREVGADRIVNAVAAVELYGGGPLVVVDFGTATTFDCIDEKGNYLGGAIVPGLGIATEALYQRASKLPRIELEKPKKVIGRNTIHAMQAGIIFGYAGQVDGIVGRIRSEMNTKPKVVATGGLAGLIASETSSIEEVNPLLTLEGLRLIYERNC
- the hslO gene encoding Hsp33 family molecular chaperone HslO, which produces MSQEKDRLIRGTAMDGKVRAFAVRTTQLVDELRRRHDTYPTATAALGRTLTAAAMMGSMMKGNEKLTVQVKGDGPIGQIVVDANANGQVRGYVNDPHVHLPSNSLGKLDVAGAVGTSGFIHVIKDLGLKEPYRGSVPIISGELGEDFTYYFAVSEQTPSAVGLGVLVDSDSSVIVAGGFIIQLLPGLDDKEIAAIEQAIGQLPPVTSLLDQGLELEEMLKWIIPDVRVLDEMDITFACTCSRERVEKTLISLGESELNQLMEEDEQTEVVCDFCRESYVFKREELRDLLEQAKSK
- the cysK gene encoding cysteine synthase A, which encodes MAKVVNNVTELIGGTPLVRLQRIVPEDSAEIYAKLEYQNPGSSVKDRIAISIVEEAEKQGLLKPGGTIIEATSGNTGIGLALVAAAKGYKVVIVMPETMSIERRNLLRAYGAELVLTPGSEGMNGAVKKAEEILAANPDYFLADQFRNQANVKIHRETTGPEIVEAIESLDGKLDAFVAGIGTGGTISGAGEVLKKRFPDIKIVAVEPAASPILAGGKPGPHKIQGLGANFIPEILNREIFDEIIHIENEEAFEQARKVAKEEGILSGISSGAAVLAALKVAKELGKGKRVVVVIPSNGERYLSTPLYNFEG